The Ancylobacter sp. WKF20 genome contains a region encoding:
- a CDS encoding sigma-70 family RNA polymerase sigma factor gives MSLNLWLADLYRRHHRDLVRFAARLVGDRDGGEEVVQNAYLRLAGRPAQAAVIEHPKTYAFAATRTAAIDFTARRHAEWLYRVDIEEIDALAVTGDPEGPLHHRRRIVRLAVLLNELPAACQTAFVMNKLEGRGHREIAGHLGVSVSMVEKHILRALIHCRDLMRDEA, from the coding sequence GTGAGTCTCAATCTCTGGCTTGCCGACCTCTACCGGCGCCACCACCGCGATCTCGTGCGCTTCGCCGCCCGGCTGGTGGGCGACCGCGATGGCGGCGAGGAGGTGGTGCAGAATGCCTATCTGCGGCTCGCCGGCCGCCCCGCCCAGGCGGCGGTGATCGAGCATCCCAAGACCTATGCCTTCGCGGCCACCCGCACCGCCGCCATCGACTTCACCGCCCGCCGCCATGCCGAATGGCTCTACCGCGTCGATATCGAGGAGATCGACGCACTGGCCGTGACGGGCGATCCTGAAGGCCCGCTGCATCACCGCCGCCGCATCGTCCGGCTCGCCGTGCTGCTCAACGAACTGCCGGCGGCCTGCCAGACCGCCTTCGTGATGAACAAGCTGGAAGGGCGCGGGCATCGTGAGATCGCCGGCCATCTCGGCGTGTCCGTCAGCATGGTGGAAAAGCACATATTGCGCGCGCTCATCCACTGCCGCGACCTGATGCGGGATGAGGCGTGA